The Anastrepha ludens isolate Willacy chromosome 2, idAnaLude1.1, whole genome shotgun sequence genome contains a region encoding:
- the LOC128855488 gene encoding autophagy-related protein 16-1-like isoform X1 — MAAKYLHEPIKVVTGSHDRTLKVWDLRSIACIETKFAGSSCNDLVTTDSLGSSIISGHYDKRLRFWDIRTEKQADDILLPAKITSIDLSKDGYYLICTIRDDTIKLLDLRKNQIMASFSHENFKLSCDWARVSFSACGSKIACGSSDGLVYIWNITGELEATLKGHTYGSGLFHSSAVNAVSWCPNSNTLASVGRDRRCIIYTES, encoded by the exons ATGGCCGCCAAGTATCTGCACGAGCCCATTAAAGTGGTCACCGGCAGTCATGACCGCACGCTGAAAGTGTGGGATTTGCGCAGCATCGCCTGCATCGAAACGAAATTCGCCGGTTCCAGCTGCAATGATCTGGTCACCACCGACAGTCTCGGCTCGTCCATTATCAGCGGGCACTATGACAAAAGGTTACGTTTCTGGGATATACGCACCGAGAAGCAGGCGGATGATATTTTACTGCCAGCGAAAATCACATCGATTGACTTGTCAAAGG ATGGCTACTATCTGATTTGTACTATTAGAGATGATACAATAAAACTATTAGACTTAcgcaaaaatcaaataatggCGTCGTTTTC CCATGAAAACTTCAAACTCAGCTGTGATTGGGCGCGCGTTTCATTCAGCGCTTGCGGCTCAAAGATTGCGTGCGGGTCTTCGGACGGTTTAGTTTATATCTGGAATATCACGGGCGAATTGGAGGCGACGTTAAAGGGCCACAC TTATGGTTCCGGTTTATTTCACAGCTCTGCGGTCAACGCGGTCAGTTGGTGCCCCAATAGCAATACGCTGGCCTCGGTAGGCAGAGACAGACGCTGTATCATTTATACCGAGTCGTAG
- the LOC128855488 gene encoding autophagy-related protein 16-1-like isoform X2, which yields MAAKYLHEPIKVVTGSHDRTLKVWDLRSIACIETKFAGSSCNDLVTTDSLGSSIISGHYDKRLRFWDIRTEKQADDILLPAKITSIDLSKDGYYLICTIRDDTIKLLDLRKNQIMASFSHENFKLSCDWARVSFSACGSKIACGSSDGLVYIWNITGELEATLKGHTSAVNAVSWCPNSNTLASVGRDRRCIIYTES from the exons ATGGCCGCCAAGTATCTGCACGAGCCCATTAAAGTGGTCACCGGCAGTCATGACCGCACGCTGAAAGTGTGGGATTTGCGCAGCATCGCCTGCATCGAAACGAAATTCGCCGGTTCCAGCTGCAATGATCTGGTCACCACCGACAGTCTCGGCTCGTCCATTATCAGCGGGCACTATGACAAAAGGTTACGTTTCTGGGATATACGCACCGAGAAGCAGGCGGATGATATTTTACTGCCAGCGAAAATCACATCGATTGACTTGTCAAAGG ATGGCTACTATCTGATTTGTACTATTAGAGATGATACAATAAAACTATTAGACTTAcgcaaaaatcaaataatggCGTCGTTTTC CCATGAAAACTTCAAACTCAGCTGTGATTGGGCGCGCGTTTCATTCAGCGCTTGCGGCTCAAAGATTGCGTGCGGGTCTTCGGACGGTTTAGTTTATATCTGGAATATCACGGGCGAATTGGAGGCGACGTTAAAGGGCCACAC CTCTGCGGTCAACGCGGTCAGTTGGTGCCCCAATAGCAATACGCTGGCCTCGGTAGGCAGAGACAGACGCTGTATCATTTATACCGAGTCGTAG